The Indicator indicator isolate 239-I01 chromosome 30, UM_Iind_1.1, whole genome shotgun sequence genome has a window encoding:
- the RABEP1 gene encoding rab GTPase-binding effector protein 1 has protein sequence MEAHAEMENIKAIATVSETTKQEAIDEVKRQWQEEVASLQAIMKETVRDYELQYHHRLEQERAQWNQYRENVEREIVELRRRLSEGQEEENLENEMKKAQEDAEKLRSVVMPMEKEIAALKEKLTAAEEKITELEASKVKELNHYLEAEKSCRTDLEMYVAVLNTQKSVLQEDAEKLRKELHEVCHLLEQERQQHNQLKHTWQKANDQFLESQRLLMRDMQRMEIVLTSEQLRQVEELKKKDQEEDDQQRLSKRKEQNQKGSDDETKASCSLATEETLLQLSNEEVQVNSTHGSVHSLDADLLLSSGESFSKADNDMFKDGLRRAQSTDSLGTSGSLQSKALGYNNKAKSAGNLDESDFGPLVGADSASENFDTASLGSLQMPSGFMLTKDQEKAIKAMTPEQEETASLLSSVTQGLESAYVSPSGYRLVSETEWNLLQKEVQNAGNKLGRRCDMCSNYEKQLQGIQIQEAETRDQVKKLQVMLRQANDQLEKTMKDKQELEDYMKQSAEDSSNQISLLMAKCQKSENLLGELQQAFSQAKRSVQEQMAVLTQSREQVSEELVRLQKDNESLQGKHSLHVSLQQAEDFILPEAVEELRELILKYREDIISVRTAADHLEEKLKAEILFLKEQIQAEQYLKENIEETLQLEIENCKEEIASISSLKAELERIKVEKEQLESSSQENLQQLESLKETKNTLEEQLKKETAAKANLEQLVFEEKNKAQRLQTELDVSEQVQRDFVKLSQTLQVQLERIRQADSLERIRAILNDTKLTDINQLPET, from the exons ATGGAAGCTCACGCGGAGATGGAGAACATCAAGGCCATAGCTACAGTGTCTGAGACCACAAAGCAGGAAGCTATTGACGAGGTGAAGAGGCAGTGGCAAGAAGAAGTAGCTTCCCTACAAGCTATTATGAAAG AGACTGTCCGTGACTACGAGCTGCAGTACCAccacaggctggagcaggagcgagCCCAGTGGAACCAGTACCGGGAGAACGTGGAGCGGGAGATCGTGGAGCTGCGGCGGCGCCTGTccgaggggcaggaggaggagaacctggagaatgaaatgaaaaag GCCCAGGAGGACGCCGAGAAGCTGCGTTCAGTTGTGATGCCTATGGAAAAAGAGATTGCAGCACTAAAGGAGaaactgacagcagctgaagaaaaaatTACAGAGTTAGAGGCATCAAAG GTTAAAGAACTGAACCATTACTTGGAAGCTGAGAAATCATGCAGGACAGACTTAGAGATGTATGTGGCTGTTCTCAACACACAGAAATCAGTCCTGCAAGAAGATGCAGAGAAGCTGAGGAAAGAACTGCATGAAG TCTGCCATCTCttggagcaggagaggcagcagcacaacCAGCTGAAGCACACCTGGCAGAAAGCCAACGACCAGTTCCTGGAGTCCCAGCGCCTGCTGATGAGGGACATGCAGCGCATGGAGATCGTCCTCACCTCCGAGCAGCTGCGCCAGGTCGAggagctgaaaaaaaaggaCCAG GAAGAAGATGATCAGCAAAGGCTaagcaagagaaaggagcagaatcAGAAGGGTTCAGATGATGAAACAAAAGCTTCCTGTTCTCTAGCCACTGAGGAaaccctcctccagctctctaATGAAGAG GTGCAAGTCAACAGCACCCACGGCTCAGTCCATTCGCTGGATGCAgacctgctgctttcttctggtGAATCTTTCAGTAAAGCAGACAATGACATGTTCAAAGATGGGCTGCGGAGAGCACAGTCCACAGACAGCCTGGGCACCTCTGGATCCTTACAGTCCAAAGCCTTAGGatacaacaacaaagcaaaatctGCTGGGAACCTGGATGAGTCTGACTTTGGACCACTTGTGGGAGCAGATTCAGCCTCTGAGAACTTTGATACAGCTTCCCTTGGGTCTCTGCAGATGCCAAGTGGGTTCATGCTAACCAAAGACCAGGAAAAAGCAATCAAAGCCATGACCCCAGAGCAAGAGGAGacagcttccctgctctccagcgtgacccaagggctggagagTGCTTACGTCTCGCCCAGCGGCTACCGCCTGGTCAGTGAGACCGAGTGGAacctgctgcagaaggag GTGCAGAACGCAGGGAACAAGCTGGGCAGACGCTGTGATATGTGCTCCAATTACGAGAAGCAGTTGCAAGGTATCCAGATTCAGGAGGCTGAGACAAGAGACCAG GTGAAAAAGCTGCAGGTGATGCTGAGGCAGGCTAATGACCAACTGGAGAAGACAATGAAAGATAAACAGGAACTGGAGGATTACATGAAACAAAGTGCTGAAGACTCCTCCAATCAG ATCTCTCTGCTGATGGCTAAGTGTCAGAAGTCAGAGAACCTCCtgggtgagctgcagcaggcGTTCTCACAGGCCAAGAGGAGCGTCCAGGAGCAGATG GCTGTCCTGACCCAGTCAAGGGAGCAGGTTTCAGAAGAGTTGGTGAGACTGCAAAAAGATAATGAAAGTCTCCAAGGAAAGCACAGCCTGCACGTGTCCTTGCAGCAAGCTGAGGATTTCATTCTGCCAGAAGCAGTAGAG GAGCTCCGGGAGCTGATTCTGAAGTACCGGGAGGACATCATCAGCGTGCGGACAGCAGCAGATCACCTGGAGGAGAAACTGAAGGCTGAGATTTTGTTCTTAAAAGAGCAGATTCAAGCTGAAcagtatttgaaagaaaatatagAAGAGACTCTACAGCTGGAGATAGAGAATTGCAAAGAAGAAATAG CTTCCATTTCCAGTTTAAAAGCTGAACTGGAAAGAATAAAAGTGGAAAAGGAACAG TTggaaagttcttcccaggaaaacctgcagcagctggagagtcttaaggaaacaaaaaacactctagaagagcagctgaagaaggaaacagcagcaaag GCCAACCTGGAACAGCTGGTGTTTGAAGAGAAGAACAAAGCTCAGCGGTTGCAGACTGAGTTAGATGTCAGTGAGCAAGTGCAGAGAGATTTTGTAAAGCTTTCTCAGACACTTCAG GTGCAGCTGGAGCGGATCCGGCAGGCGGATTCCCTGGAGCGGATCCGAGCCATCCTGAATGACACAAAACTGACGGACATTAACCAGCTGCCTGAGACAtga